AAGAATATGGGGGAGAAACACGGGTAAACCATATCTTGAGCAAGTATGGAAGCGCCAGCTCTCTGGACAATCTAGGTGAGGAAATTTCCTCTCGAGTCCAGTATCAGCAGCCCGATCCACGCCTCGGCGGTCTTTTAGGAGACTCAGGAGTCCAGGCCGCATCGGCGATGGCGCAACGATTTAACGTGAACCCCAAAATAGTGATGACGGCCATTTCCGTTTTAGCACCCATCATTCTAGGAGCTTTGGTGAGAAAGCGGGACAGGGGAAAAGTAGGGCCACAGGGCATAGCCGCCATCATTGATCGAGATGGAAATGACAGCATACTCGATGATGTGATTGGGATGCTTTTAGGGGGCATGGGAGGATCCGGCTCTCAAGGCGTAATGGGGCTTATCGGCGATCTAATCAGCCAGTTCACTACGCCTCGCTGCGGCAGGTGCGGATCTTCGCTTGACCCAAACTTTAGATACTGCCCACACTGCGGCACAAAAATATCCTAGATTGCCATATTTCCGATTATGAGAATGAGGCGGTAATGAAATGAGTTTTGGAAGAGGGGCTCCACAACAAAAACCTCCAATGCGACGTTCAGCTATAACCATGAGAAACATCGCCTATCTATGTCGAACTAATCCTAACATTAAGACGGAAAATGAAGCAAAACTCTTTCTCGCAAAATTACAGAGGCAGCATCCTAAAGAGTCAATCCGCGTCACAAAAGAGGGTTTAATCTTTTGCGAAGCAGAA
The genomic region above belongs to Candidatus Bathyarchaeia archaeon and contains:
- a CDS encoding DUF937 domain-containing protein gives rise to the protein MSSFIEEFMNTYGPEVSKHLSSNLGVKEDVVAQMIPMVAPLILGGLKRQMKEYGGETRVNHILSKYGSASSLDNLGEEISSRVQYQQPDPRLGGLLGDSGVQAASAMAQRFNVNPKIVMTAISVLAPIILGALVRKRDRGKVGPQGIAAIIDRDGNDSILDDVIGMLLGGMGGSGSQGVMGLIGDLISQFTTPRCGRCGSSLDPNFRYCPHCGTKIS